GTCCCGCGGCGTTAAACTGGCGACCGCGTCCCACACCATCGACGCCGTCGGAGCCGATCCGATCGACGCGGCGAACCTCCAAGTGCCCGAAGGCACTCCGCTGCTGCGGCAGCGCCGCACCACCCGGGGCGGCGACGGCGAGGTCATCGAGTTCCACGACGACCGCTACCTGCCCGGGGTCATAACCTTCACCCTGGAGAACACGTTGGACACGCGAACCTCGCTGGCCCGCAACGCGACATCGTAGCGGTCAGACGTCGGAGCTCTCGCGCCACAAATCGATGCCGGAATCCTTTGCGTACTGGTCGATCTGGCTGAGCTCCTCATCGGAGAACTCCAGATTGTCCAGTGCACCGAGGTTTTCGTCGAGCTGCTCGACGCTTGACGCACCGATCAGCGTCGAGGCCACCGTGGGCTCACGCAGCACCCAGGCCAGCGCCAGCTGAGCCAGCGTCTGCCCGCGTCGCTTGGCGATCTCCGCCAGGCCGCGCAGCTGCTCGCGGACCTGATCGGTGACCTTGTCGTCGTCGAACGTCGGGCGCGCGGTGGCGCGGTCGATCTCGCCCGCCGGTTTCTGCAGGTAGCGGTCGGTCAACAGGCCCTGGGCCAGCGCGGTGAACGCGATGGCACCCATGCCCGCCCCGCGGAGCTCGTCGGTGAGCCCGCCCTCGATCCAGCGGTTGAGCAGCGAGTACGACGGCTGGTGGATCACCAGCGGGGTGCCAAGCCGCTTCGCGATCTCGGCTGCCTCGGCGGTCTTGGCGGCGGAGTAGGACGAGACGCCGACGTAGCGCGCCTTGCCCGCGCGCACCGCGGTGTCGAGCGCACCGATGGTTTCCTCCAGCGGCGTCACCGGGTCGATCCGGTGCGAATAGAAGATGTCGACGTAGTCGATGCCCATCCGGTCGAGCGACTCGTCAAGGCTGGCAAGCAGATACGCCCGGCTGCCGAGCTGGCCGTACGGGCCCGGCCACATGTCCCAGCCGGCCTTGGTCGAGATGATCAGCTCGTTGCGGTACGGCTTGAAGTCGCGCCGCAGCATCCGGCCGAAGTTCTCCTCGGCCGAACCGTAGGGCGGGCCGTAGTTGTTGGCCAGATCGAAGTGCGTGATGCCCCGGTCGAACGCGCGGCGCAGCACCGCACGCTGCACGTCGAACGGGCGGTTGTCGCCGAAGTTGTACCAGAGCCCCAGGGAGATGGCGGGCAATAGCAGCCCCGAGGTTCCCACCCGCCGATAGGGCATGGTGTCGTAGCGGTTTCGGGACGCCGCCCAGGGGTCGTGCGTGAAAGGAACGTCGGAAATCACCAGATCGTCGGCCACGTTCGTATCGTACGACTCCGCCGAGCGGTGTCGGGCCCGGCAGAGCCTCGCCTCGGTGGAGTAAATGCACCGGCTTGTGTGTTGGGACAGACACCTCGACGATTGGAGAGCGCAGATGCCTCGTACCGTGCAGTTTGCCGAATACGGCGATCCCGAAGTACTGACCGTTGTGGACACCCCGGCGCCCGAGCCCGGGCCCAACCAGGTGGGGGTCCAGGTCCGGGCCGCGGGACTCAATCCAATCGACTGGAAGATCGTCGCAGGGTTCATGCGTGAGATCCAGCCCATCGATTTGCCCGCGGGTGTCGGATCGGACGTGGCCGGCGTCGTCGACGCGGTCGGGTCCGAGGTGACCGGATGGGCGGTGGGCGATGCGGTGCTGGGCCGCTCGGTCACCGGCGCGTTCGCCGAGTACGCCCTCGCCGAGGCGGGCGAACTCGTCGCCAAACCCGACGGAATCGACTGGGACGTCGCGGGATCGCTCGCGGGTGCGGGCGGCACGGCGTACGCGGTCCTCGACGAGCTCGACCTCAAAAGCGGTGAGACGCTGCTCATCCACGCCGCCGCGGGCGGTGTCGGCACGTTCGCGGTCCAGCTCGCCCGCGCCAGGGGCGTCAACGTCATCGGCACCGCGAGCGAGGGCAACCACGACCATCTCCGGTCCATCGGTGCCACGCCCGTGCTCTACGGTGACGGCCTGCTCGAGCGGGTGCGCGCGGTGGCACCGCAGGGCGTCGACGCGGTGCTCGACGCGTCCGGGCACGGCGAGATCCCGCTGTCCATCGAGCTCACCGGGAACCCCAAGCGGGTGCTCACGATCGTCGCGTTCGATCAGGCAGACAAGGGGATCCAGGTCCATGTCGGCGGTGCGGGCGCCTCGCTGGGCAAGGCGCTCGGCGATATCGTCGCGCTCATCTCCGATGGGCGGCTGCAGGTTTCGGTCAGTGCCAGTTATCCGCTGGAGCAGGCCGCCGCTGCGCTCGCGGCCAGCCGCACCGGGCACGCCACCGGCAAGATCGTCGTCCTCCCCTGACCCCCTGGTTACCGCTTCACGGCGAACCAACAACTACAGCGCGTACAGCAGCGCCACCAGGACCGCCAACGCGAAACCGGCCGTGGCCGCACCCATCAGCAGAACCTCCACGCCGGGGACGGGCAACGATGTTCGGCCAGGGACAGATGGGGCGGATCCGATCCGGCGGGACCGGTGGTAGCCCAGCCCAAGGACCAGCAGCGCCAGCAGCGCCGCGAGAATCGCCAGCAGGGTTCGCGTCATGCTCAGCGGACCGTGGTGGCGTATCAGCAGCAGGGCACCGCCCACCAGGAACCCGAAAGAGCTTCGCTCCCAGGACAACAGGGTGCGCTCGGCAGGCAAG
This region of Mycolicibacterium goodii genomic DNA includes:
- a CDS encoding NADP-dependent oxidoreductase — translated: MPRTVQFAEYGDPEVLTVVDTPAPEPGPNQVGVQVRAAGLNPIDWKIVAGFMREIQPIDLPAGVGSDVAGVVDAVGSEVTGWAVGDAVLGRSVTGAFAEYALAEAGELVAKPDGIDWDVAGSLAGAGGTAYAVLDELDLKSGETLLIHAAAGGVGTFAVQLARARGVNVIGTASEGNHDHLRSIGATPVLYGDGLLERVRAVAPQGVDAVLDASGHGEIPLSIELTGNPKRVLTIVAFDQADKGIQVHVGGAGASLGKALGDIVALISDGRLQVSVSASYPLEQAAAALAASRTGHATGKIVVLP
- the mgrA gene encoding L-glyceraldehyde 3-phosphate reductase produces the protein MADDLVISDVPFTHDPWAASRNRYDTMPYRRVGTSGLLLPAISLGLWYNFGDNRPFDVQRAVLRRAFDRGITHFDLANNYGPPYGSAEENFGRMLRRDFKPYRNELIISTKAGWDMWPGPYGQLGSRAYLLASLDESLDRMGIDYVDIFYSHRIDPVTPLEETIGALDTAVRAGKARYVGVSSYSAAKTAEAAEIAKRLGTPLVIHQPSYSLLNRWIEGGLTDELRGAGMGAIAFTALAQGLLTDRYLQKPAGEIDRATARPTFDDDKVTDQVREQLRGLAEIAKRRGQTLAQLALAWVLREPTVASTLIGASSVEQLDENLGALDNLEFSDEELSQIDQYAKDSGIDLWRESSDV
- a CDS encoding DUF202 domain-containing protein, with protein sequence MARREPSKPGLPAERTLLSWERSSFGFLVGGALLLIRHHGPLSMTRTLLAILAALLALLVLGLGYHRSRRIGSAPSVPGRTSLPVPGVEVLLMGAATAGFALAVLVALLYAL